The DNA segment gattttcacaTGCTGTGTGGTCCTTTATCATCttatttaatattattaatgCAGGCTCAGAATGCTCATTTTTGGTTGTCACAAACCCTTTTAACCTGGGTAAAATTGAGCTCCTTCCTTTTACCTTGAAGTATAAAAATGAACTATACTTTCTGCTTGAATGCAGCCCCATATGTCAAAGTGTATCTCCTGGAAAACGGAGCCTGCATCGCCAAGAAGAAGACTAGGATTGCAAGAAAAACCCTTGATCCTCTGTATCAACAGTCGCTGGTTTTTGATGAAAGTCCACAGGGTAAAGTTCTTCAGGTCAGCAATATGTTTTTAAATATTCATATATCAGGATTCTGATAGCACAAAAATATTGTTGTtatatttttttgttgttctcaTTATTTCTAAAATGTCATAAGCAGGTGATTACATGAGATTCAGGTAGGACATGGCCCTGGACCaccagaggctcacaatctaaatggcaGGACAGAAACATAGAAACATGAGAAAATAATAAGAGTAACAATAAATTCAGTGTGTTGAAATTCAGTCAGTTGAAAATAAGAGCAGTAAAATTCTGCAAGTTACATAAAAGTTGAAAGCTACAACTTCAGTCACCTTACAGTGCCAAGCAAAACCTTGGAAATTGCCACAATCATTTTGTAGCTAAAGGTGAGTTTCCATTTCCCtcggctccctttccccccttcctttgTGGGAGTGATTTTTCTGCTAGATGATAGCAGCACAGGAGGTCTGCCTAATCATCAAGAACTCCTCAGGATATAATGTTTGGGGAGTCAGAGCTGTGCAGATCCAATATGTCAAGGGAATAATAACTTGAAGTATACACATTTTTCAGAACTACTCTTTCCATAAGTAGTTTCGAGAAGTGGCATTGGAAACAAAGCTCAGTGGGAGTGATAGCAGGATTTAGCTAGAGTGGAAAATAGACTCCAACTAACACtacaacaatcaatggtatttcttgggaACTTACAgtatacaaagcactatactaagcagttgggagaatacaatacaacagagttggtagacatatttctagcccacaaggagcttaaggtctagagggagaaacaagctttgaaataaattacagctatatataaAAGTGGGtttatatggagaatagaaggggatctagaactaAGTTTTGAAGGACTCTCACaaacaggaggcagaagaggagcctactCACAAGACTAaaaaggaacagccagagagataaaggagaaccaggagaggacagtgtcattgaaaccaagtttggataatgtttccattaGAAGGAAGTGGTCCTCAGTGTCACAGACAGGatattaagatggagtagaggccattggatttgtcaagaagtaAGTCATTATACCTTAGAaaggacagtttcagtggaggGAAGTGGGcataaccagattggagggggtcaaggagagaaatggaggagaggaagtgtaggcagcaggtgtagagacctgctcaaggagtttggaaagaaatagtagaagggaaatggggtgaaaacTACCTGGAAGGAGTTGTGGAGTCAAGAGAGGGGTGTTCTTTAGGGTAGAGAATGATGCATGAATAtaattgaaagcagtggggaagaagctattggaaaaTGAATGCTTGAagattcattctgtcatatttattgagtgcttactgtgtgcagagcactgtactaagcacttggaagagtacaatacaacagtaataccagtaaacagacacattccctgcccacaatgagcttatagcctagaagtaggggagttagacattaatatatataaattacagatatgtacataagcgttgtaggaatgggaggggagaggaacaaagggagcaaatcacagtgatgcagaaggaaatgggtgaaAAGGGAAGGAGTCTTAGGAagaccttttgaaggagatgtgctttcagtaaaccTTTGAAGTAGGTGGGTAACAATTGTAGGTGGGTAACAATTGTCCGAcagatatgaagagtgagggcattcctggccagaggcaggaagtgggtgagggcttggtggcgagacaggtgagatcaaggcacagtgagaaggttagcattgaagATGACAGGGAAGTAAGAAGGAGGGTGCAAGTGTTTCAATAAGATACAAAGAGATGGATcaaaggcagaggtggaggaggtagattttgagaggaggtggaatATCCCACCAATctgagtcgcacctggagagtttccagtactctaccagttttgtcTATGGgaaggtcaagcagaggcctacccatttaattcctagcttgggcagtggctagctagtggaaggcaatctgctacaagtcaaaactcacctgtgctgagcaacagtggcatgggaagAGTCCAGGGCAgacctcaagtttactgcatggaaggaagcaatagtaaatcacttccatatttttccaagaaaactctatggatacgctaccagaatgactgctgaTGGAGTTAGGGCATTGTGggggagatgtgtctatggcgccGCTTTGGATctgagatgactcaacagcataagacaagacaatgaatATCCTCTCTTGTGAAGTGCTTTAGTACAGGTTTGATCGTGTTGGAATGGAAAACCAGCAAACTGTAAGATAGTAACATAGCTCCATATCGAAAACAAGCGCAATACTGGAAATACTAAATTCTCCATTATAATCAACATCGATCATATCCTTACTAGGAACTTGGAATAAAGCGAACAGAGAACGATGAgctaaataaagggagaaatatGTGATCTGTAAGTACATCAGATCTATCAAAGAGAAAATTGAGGGATGATTTAAAGGTTTAAAGGCTATGATATAAGCCCTCCATAAACAGAAAGAAGATGACCCAATGGGATATAATataaaagatggggagaaagctATATTGATGTCTCTCAACTAAGATTCATGTTCATCTGCAGAGGCTGACATAAATCTGGGGTATTTTTCTTTATCCTTCAAGGCTAAAACTGAAGAAAAACTTGCTGAAATTGTTAAATAAATTAAGAACATGGCCAAGTCATGGGGCCATACGCCCCAAAACATTTCCTGCTCCAAACTCTATGCAGTAGATTCAGAAAAACAGATTGTAGGAATTTCAAATAAGCTAAACTTGCTCTCCGCAAGTATCAGGAATTTTTCGAGCATTCATTCTTCAAATGATCCTCCCAGTTTTATGGGACAACTGCCATACATGCTTCAGTAATGAACTGTGTATCATTTCGAACATCTTAAAACTTCTTCTCTCCGTCTCTGTAGGTGATAGTCTGGGGGGACTACGGAAGAATGGATCACAAATGCTTCATGGGTGTGGCCCAGATCCTTTTGGAGGAACTCGATCTGTCCAGTATGGTAATAGGCTGGTACAAATTATTTCCACCCTCGTCATTGGTGGATCCCACCCTGACTCCCTTGACTCGCAGGGCTTCCCAATCATCTCTGGAAAGTTCAACTGGGCCTCCTTGCATTAGATCATAGTGAACTTGTAGCCGATCCTTTGTCTAACTAAAATGTTACCACCCAGGATAACAAATCTGAACCAGATATTCACATGATCAAAAACATTGTTGGAGACAGACAATCACTTCTGTTTTGCCTGTAGTAGTTATCCAAAAGTATGTCTGAATGTTTGTTGAAACCAGGCTCCGAATGACAGAACAAGGCAGTCAATCCACTCACAGTCAGCGTCAATATGCTAGTGAGAGTCGCTCTGCTCCTAATAGCCAAAAGAGGGAACTTTTGAATTAGCAAATAGAACAAATGAACCAACTGGAAGCTCTCACTCTGTTCAAATTATTGTTTTTCCCACCTCCTTAAACAGACCACAAGCAGTGTTATCTCCCCAGTATttgagcagttttttttttctgtacctGCTATTTCCACTAATTTATTGCGGTGTAATTCTACCAGTTTTGTAAGATCTTGCAATGCTAGCAGAgacccttcctttctttttctaaaaCTACAGTATAAAAAAAGGGCTGAAGTACACCTCTGCAAGCATTCTTTAAAATGTGCATCAGCCAGTCAATTTATGCCCATGAGATTTCCCAGTTTCACAGTTCAGGTTCTCCAAAGTCTTATTCAACTGTTATGTGAAAATCCAGAACAAATCATCAAGAACGTTTTCTTCAAAATAACATTGTCACGGCACCACTTTTTCTTTGTACAAAGCAGATCTGTTTGCATTATGAgtaatgttgggtttttttatgtttCCTGA comes from the Ornithorhynchus anatinus isolate Pmale09 chromosome 1, mOrnAna1.pri.v4, whole genome shotgun sequence genome and includes:
- the RIMS1 gene encoding regulating synaptic membrane exocytosis protein 1 isoform X25, which codes for MAAEMRSRMVRQPSRESTDGSINSYSSEGNLIFPGVRLGADSQFSDFLDGLGPAQLVGRQTLATPAMGDIQIGMEDKKGQLEVEVIRARSLTQKPGSKSTPAPYVKVYLLENGACIAKKKTRIARKTLDPLYQQSLVFDESPQGKVLQVIVWGDYGRMDHKCFMGVAQILLEELDLSSMVIGWYKLFPPSSLVDPTLTPLTRRASQSSLESSTGPPCIRS